Proteins encoded within one genomic window of Fibrobacter sp.:
- a CDS encoding glycoside hydrolase family 55 protein: MYRVFVLFVALFTASLFAQVEFPLGKTVINVTKEPYLAKADGKTDDTQAIQQALNDHPDGDYIIYLPHGIYKISEQLVWPETGKAETSSRRTILQGQSMGGTIIQLADSTYGFDNADFPKAVIFTGMGPELKIRNSVRDMTIRTGKGNPGAIGIQFNAANQGTLSNVKIYSGDSTGVYGVDLSFSENIGPLLIKNVEVRGFNIGIYAKGEKGTITLEHVTLGGQKKVGFENENMNVAARALRFKGGVPAVYNHGPYAMLSLVDGLLEYDPGKKKSVPTTAIMNDAGLFIRSMKISKYAKTIKSKKKGYQEEIPNEIIEFTSEESKQLCHSPKQSMRVAVAETPNFAEQKADNWITIAGDYGGKSSTGSDDSKAIQDAIDDGAETIFFPPGGRWTINRDIYIRNRVRRLIGIEGRIDGKGKFIIEKGAFNELTIERFSEFGSGIIQKSTRSILLKNMMVKSLETDEIGTGDVYLEDVAVGTIQINHQKLWGRQVTMIGDTKGPKITNNGGTIWILGLTAKKGNTILQNFNKANAELIGVEIEASDKAKDRPMFINDNSGLSVTGLRETLRRGNPYHKIVEESRQASAIKSLFGKDLPRNEEGGARLPLFVGYAPKQGANEKPQVTIPKEMLLVQPNRLRVTGSVIDDGRGDGLCEVPVRWKKGTGPGKVVFSDSMAYSTDVSFTASGRYNIIMTGDDGYQTGADTGKIYVFDKKYTTLDHSGDNIPSGRGAATWISEFDNYSPHNTDPEMRVANISGSAGKLYLRYDLSALPGPLFDVALQLDMPDSITKPVQFNIFGLKETSKDMNFGDQKLGIDWPDNELTWENAPANLPQAGGQFNIRKNSGGGVDTKYAEYLGIITLNPKAPLGAFLRTPTLTDFFKRKHSSGLYTLILTAVEPGETVLNSPAAGKQFAPALYVGYFDNTRSVGGEAMDGGYTLTKVQIDIYSLECNFDLTVGYPQFVQIEIMNEFGKRMLTVAARELEGEKKTNFKFKAKAFPTGRYILKVIGEAFTAEQKFYILN, encoded by the coding sequence ATGTATCGCGTTTTCGTGCTTTTTGTGGCTCTGTTTACCGCATCCCTTTTTGCCCAGGTGGAATTTCCCCTAGGGAAGACGGTGATCAATGTAACCAAGGAACCCTACCTCGCCAAGGCTGACGGCAAGACCGATGACACCCAGGCCATCCAACAGGCGTTAAACGACCATCCCGACGGCGACTACATCATCTACCTTCCTCACGGGATTTACAAAATCTCCGAACAACTGGTTTGGCCAGAAACTGGCAAGGCAGAAACCTCCAGCCGTAGAACCATTCTGCAGGGTCAAAGCATGGGCGGAACAATCATCCAATTGGCTGATTCCACCTACGGGTTCGACAACGCTGATTTTCCGAAGGCTGTTATTTTTACTGGCATGGGGCCAGAACTGAAAATCAGAAATTCAGTCCGAGACATGACCATTCGAACCGGAAAGGGAAATCCCGGTGCCATCGGCATCCAGTTTAACGCAGCAAACCAGGGTACCCTTTCTAACGTAAAAATCTATTCCGGTGACAGCACCGGCGTTTACGGAGTTGACCTCAGTTTCAGTGAAAACATAGGCCCACTTTTAATCAAGAATGTCGAAGTTCGCGGATTCAACATCGGCATATATGCCAAGGGCGAAAAGGGTACTATTACCCTGGAGCATGTCACCCTCGGTGGCCAGAAAAAAGTCGGTTTTGAAAACGAGAACATGAACGTTGCTGCGCGAGCCCTGCGTTTCAAGGGCGGCGTTCCAGCCGTATATAACCATGGTCCTTACGCCATGTTGAGTCTTGTAGATGGTCTGCTAGAGTACGATCCAGGTAAAAAGAAATCCGTTCCAACGACAGCAATCATGAACGACGCCGGATTATTCATCCGTTCCATGAAAATCAGCAAATACGCTAAAACAATCAAGAGCAAAAAGAAAGGATATCAGGAAGAAATTCCAAACGAGATTATTGAATTCACTTCTGAAGAAAGCAAGCAGCTATGCCACAGCCCAAAGCAGTCTATGCGAGTCGCTGTTGCAGAAACACCCAACTTTGCGGAACAGAAGGCCGACAACTGGATAACCATTGCCGGCGATTACGGTGGAAAATCCAGCACAGGATCAGACGATTCCAAGGCAATTCAAGACGCCATCGATGATGGTGCAGAAACCATATTCTTCCCTCCAGGAGGACGTTGGACAATCAATAGAGACATCTATATCCGCAACCGTGTTCGCCGTCTAATCGGCATCGAAGGTCGCATCGATGGCAAGGGCAAGTTCATCATCGAGAAGGGCGCCTTTAACGAACTGACCATTGAACGATTCTCCGAATTCGGCAGCGGCATCATCCAGAAATCTACCCGATCCATCTTGCTGAAAAACATGATGGTAAAATCCCTGGAAACCGATGAAATCGGTACTGGAGACGTCTATCTTGAAGACGTTGCCGTGGGAACAATCCAGATTAACCACCAGAAACTGTGGGGCCGTCAAGTCACCATGATTGGCGACACGAAGGGACCCAAGATTACCAACAACGGCGGCACCATCTGGATTCTTGGACTGACCGCCAAGAAAGGCAATACAATTCTGCAGAACTTCAACAAGGCGAACGCCGAACTGATTGGAGTCGAAATCGAAGCAAGCGACAAGGCAAAAGACCGCCCCATGTTCATCAATGACAACTCTGGACTTTCCGTTACTGGACTTAGGGAAACCTTGCGCCGCGGAAATCCATATCACAAGATTGTCGAAGAATCACGACAGGCTTCTGCCATCAAGTCCCTCTTTGGAAAAGATCTCCCTCGTAACGAAGAAGGCGGAGCAAGGCTTCCCCTTTTCGTCGGCTACGCACCCAAGCAGGGCGCCAACGAAAAGCCTCAGGTTACCATCCCCAAGGAAATGCTCCTGGTCCAGCCCAACCGACTCCGCGTAACAGGTTCTGTCATTGACGACGGCCGCGGAGACGGACTTTGCGAAGTACCTGTCCGCTGGAAAAAAGGAACTGGCCCCGGCAAGGTTGTCTTCTCCGACAGCATGGCTTACTCCACCGACGTTTCTTTTACCGCCAGCGGTCGCTACAACATTATCATGACAGGTGACGACGGCTATCAGACCGGAGCAGACACAGGCAAGATCTACGTTTTCGATAAGAAATACACAACCCTGGACCATAGCGGCGACAATATTCCCAGCGGTCGCGGCGCAGCCACCTGGATTTCGGAATTCGACAACTACAGCCCTCACAATACCGACCCGGAAATGAGGGTCGCAAACATATCCGGAAGCGCAGGCAAGCTCTACCTACGTTACGACCTCTCCGCTCTTCCTGGCCCCCTATTTGACGTCGCTTTACAGCTGGACATGCCCGACAGCATAACCAAGCCCGTGCAGTTCAATATCTTCGGTCTCAAGGAAACTTCCAAGGACATGAACTTTGGCGACCAGAAGCTCGGCATTGATTGGCCAGACAACGAACTTACCTGGGAAAACGCCCCCGCAAATCTCCCCCAGGCCGGAGGACAGTTCAACATCCGTAAGAATTCCGGCGGCGGTGTTGACACCAAGTATGCAGAATACCTCGGCATCATCACTCTTAATCCCAAGGCACCTCTTGGTGCATTCCTAAGGACTCCCACCCTCACCGATTTTTTCAAACGAAAGCATAGCTCCGGGCTGTACACCTTGATTCTCACCGCGGTAGAACCCGGTGAAACAGTCCTCAACTCCCCTGCTGCAGGCAAGCAGTTCGCACCTGCTCTATACGTAGGCTACTTCGACAACACCCGTTCTGTCGGAGGAGAAGCCATGGACGGCGGCTACACCTTAACCAAGGTTCAGATCGACATCTATTCCCTTGAATGCAATTTTGACTTGACTGTAGGCTACCCGCAATTCGTTCAAATCGAAATCATGAATGAATTCGGCAAGAGAATGCTTACCGTTGCAGCACGAGAACTTGAAGGCGAAAAGAAAACTAATTTCAAGTTCAAGGCCAAGGCGTTCCCCACTGGTCGGTACATCCTGAAGGTTATCGGCGAGGCCTTTACAGCAGAGCAGAAGTTCTACATTTTGAACTAG
- a CDS encoding endonuclease, producing MRRKFSKSAPVSMLALLAIVLLILFTESFAKVDPEAKPQHYNYRDAGKQMRRIYYGDLQETLYCGCKYLDKKTVDFSSCDFEPRNNPNRKSFKRAQSIEWEHIVTAHNMGHFLPCWKEGGRKNCSANDTTFKIMEGDLHNLYPAIGEVNGDRNNFMYSQWTNDPTPMYGKCKTIVDFKEKKAQPREEARGIIARVSFYMEKTYGIKLSSQDRKLFEAWDKMYPVTPRECERDRRIFKVQGDHNPFVFEKCGD from the coding sequence ATGCGTCGCAAGTTTTCTAAATCTGCTCCAGTTTCCATGTTGGCTCTTCTTGCCATCGTCTTGTTGATTCTCTTTACGGAATCCTTCGCCAAGGTTGATCCCGAGGCAAAGCCCCAGCATTACAACTACCGCGATGCAGGAAAGCAGATGCGGCGCATCTACTACGGCGACCTGCAGGAAACCCTTTACTGTGGCTGCAAGTATCTGGACAAGAAGACGGTGGATTTCAGCAGCTGCGACTTTGAACCTCGAAACAATCCCAACAGAAAAAGTTTCAAGCGAGCCCAGTCCATCGAATGGGAGCATATCGTGACAGCCCACAACATGGGGCATTTCCTTCCCTGCTGGAAAGAGGGTGGCCGCAAGAACTGCAGCGCCAACGACACAACCTTCAAGATCATGGAAGGTGACCTCCACAACCTCTATCCGGCCATTGGCGAAGTCAATGGAGACCGCAACAACTTCATGTACAGCCAGTGGACCAACGATCCTACGCCCATGTACGGCAAATGCAAGACAATCGTTGACTTCAAGGAGAAAAAGGCCCAGCCCCGCGAAGAAGCCCGCGGCATCATCGCCCGAGTCAGTTTCTACATGGAAAAGACCTACGGAATCAAGCTTTCTTCACAAGACCGCAAGCTGTTCGAAGCCTGGGACAAAATGTACCCGGTAACACCGAGGGAATGTGAGCGCGACCGCCGTATTTTTAAGGTTCAGGGTGACCATAACCCCTTTGTATTTGAGAAATGCGGAGACTAG
- the queC gene encoding 7-cyano-7-deazaguanine synthase QueC: protein MKKAIVLSSGGVDSTVCVAMAVAKFGAENVVTTSIFYGQKHRKELDSAKAVADFYNLPHYELDISTILQYSNCSLLANSSQEISHKSYAEQISEQAATAPANSAAANGKVSTYVPFRNGLMLSACASLAQSIFENDDVTLYLGAHGDDAAGNAYADCSSEFVETISKAISIGTYNQVKVFAPFAGMTKADVVREGLNLKAPLELTWSCYEGGDKPCGTCGTCIDRAAAFAANNAKDPAL, encoded by the coding sequence ATGAAAAAAGCAATCGTTCTTTCATCGGGCGGTGTGGATTCCACCGTCTGTGTCGCCATGGCTGTAGCCAAGTTTGGCGCCGAAAACGTGGTCACCACATCCATTTTCTATGGGCAAAAACATCGCAAGGAATTGGATAGCGCCAAGGCCGTTGCAGACTTCTACAACTTGCCCCATTACGAGCTGGACATTTCCACTATTCTTCAGTATTCCAACTGTTCCCTGCTGGCAAATTCCTCCCAGGAAATCAGTCACAAGAGCTACGCGGAGCAAATTTCAGAACAGGCTGCCACGGCACCGGCTAATTCCGCTGCCGCAAACGGCAAGGTATCCACTTACGTTCCTTTCAGAAACGGACTGATGCTCAGCGCCTGCGCTAGCCTTGCCCAAAGCATTTTTGAAAACGACGACGTAACGCTCTATCTTGGTGCCCACGGGGACGATGCCGCCGGCAATGCCTACGCCGACTGCAGTTCCGAATTTGTGGAAACCATCAGCAAGGCCATTTCCATCGGAACCTACAACCAAGTCAAGGTCTTCGCACCCTTCGCGGGTATGACCAAGGCCGATGTGGTAAGGGAAGGTTTAAACCTCAAGGCTCCTCTGGAACTGACCTGGAGTTGTTATGAAGGTGGAGACAAGCCCTGCGGAACTTGCGGAACCTGCATCGATCGCGCAGCAGCCTTTGCTGCCAACAACGCCAAGGACCCTGCGCTGTAA
- the queF gene encoding preQ(1) synthase, producing MAEIFSDYFDQHSGRSSEELEGVTLLGNQNTKYKYDYDPDVLEKFPNKHPDNDYMVMLNCPEFTSLCPKTGQPDFAEIRINYVPDQYIVESKSLKLYLFSFRNHGDFHEDCANIIMKDLIKLLDPKYIEVEGIFTPRGGISIYPFANYGKPGTVYEQKATDRLFASVDRRNSWK from the coding sequence ATGGCCGAAATCTTTTCGGATTATTTTGACCAGCATTCAGGCAGGTCTAGCGAAGAACTGGAAGGAGTTACACTCCTCGGTAACCAGAACACCAAATACAAGTACGACTACGACCCGGACGTGTTGGAGAAATTTCCAAACAAGCATCCGGATAACGACTACATGGTCATGCTGAACTGCCCTGAATTTACGTCCCTCTGTCCCAAGACTGGTCAGCCGGACTTTGCAGAAATCCGCATCAATTACGTTCCAGACCAGTACATTGTGGAATCCAAGTCCCTAAAGCTTTACCTGTTCAGTTTCCGTAATCACGGGGACTTTCATGAGGATTGTGCCAACATCATCATGAAGGATCTGATTAAGCTTCTTGATCCCAAGTACATCGAAGTGGAAGGTATCTTCACCCCCCGCGGTGGCATTTCCATCTACCCCTTCGCTAACTACGGCAAGCCGGGTACTGTTTATGAACAGAAGGCTACAGACCGCCTGTTCGCAAGCGTTGACCGTCGTAACTCCTGGAAGTAA
- a CDS encoding bifunctional folylpolyglutamate synthase/dihydrofolate synthase codes for MEYLNSRLMFGMVPGLESTRKLCEAMGNPQKKFKTIHVVGTNGKGSTSFYLAGVLQAHGFKTGLFTSPHLVSLRERIRVNDLPIGEEDLDRLLLKVKAAADAINSCAGAGEAIEPTFFEVLTLVGFLYYAEQNLDVAVLEAGMGGRLDSTAVAEGELTVLTSIGLEHTEVLGATESAILKEKMAVGGKTYVVGGLSQELLEEARLFAASRGAEYVVPSIRDDISLPNLGQHYVENASLSLAAAKLFCEKVAGRNAAKSGCDGIAYDDALAVRILGKRSWAGRMQTLANREGRVDYILDGAHNSHAVRRLVQALDRYYPGVKFHCVFGALKDKDVDEMLKLMAPHVSHWHITKTPYPRFRELDDLRSQLAALNLPVATEGLLSREFLDRVRAASELPVLITGSLYMIGESVQALKKDYEGLAFFRGLDQTTNEHR; via the coding sequence ATGGAATATCTTAATTCCCGACTGATGTTCGGGATGGTGCCCGGTCTGGAATCAACCAGAAAGCTCTGTGAAGCCATGGGAAATCCTCAGAAGAAATTCAAGACCATTCATGTGGTGGGAACCAACGGAAAGGGCTCCACCAGTTTTTATCTGGCCGGAGTGCTGCAAGCACACGGTTTCAAGACAGGCTTGTTTACCAGCCCCCACCTTGTAAGCCTGCGTGAAAGGATCCGCGTAAATGACTTGCCTATCGGTGAAGAAGATTTGGATCGTCTTCTTTTGAAAGTGAAGGCTGCTGCAGACGCTATTAATTCTTGCGCTGGGGCAGGGGAGGCCATCGAGCCTACGTTCTTTGAGGTCCTTACGTTGGTTGGATTCCTATACTATGCGGAACAGAATCTTGATGTTGCTGTTCTTGAAGCGGGCATGGGAGGCCGACTTGATAGTACGGCGGTTGCCGAAGGTGAACTGACGGTTCTTACCAGCATTGGCTTGGAACATACAGAAGTGCTGGGCGCAACTGAAAGCGCCATCCTGAAGGAAAAGATGGCTGTTGGCGGCAAGACCTATGTTGTTGGCGGGCTGTCACAGGAACTTCTGGAAGAGGCAAGGCTGTTCGCCGCTTCCCGTGGGGCGGAGTACGTCGTGCCGTCGATTCGTGATGATATTTCTCTGCCAAACTTGGGACAGCATTATGTAGAAAATGCAAGTTTGTCTCTTGCTGCCGCAAAGTTGTTCTGCGAAAAAGTTGCCGGGCGAAATGCTGCCAAATCGGGCTGTGATGGCATCGCTTATGACGACGCTCTGGCCGTCCGTATCCTAGGGAAACGCTCCTGGGCTGGCCGCATGCAGACCCTGGCCAACCGCGAAGGCCGTGTGGATTACATTTTGGATGGAGCCCACAATTCTCACGCGGTTCGCCGTCTTGTCCAGGCTTTGGATCGCTACTATCCGGGTGTCAAGTTCCATTGCGTCTTCGGCGCCCTCAAGGACAAGGATGTGGACGAAATGCTTAAGCTGATGGCGCCTCATGTAAGTCATTGGCACATCACAAAGACTCCTTACCCGCGGTTTCGGGAACTGGATGACTTACGCTCCCAGCTGGCGGCCTTGAACTTGCCGGTAGCAACCGAGGGCCTGCTCAGTCGCGAATTCTTGGACCGTGTCCGCGCAGCATCAGAACTCCCCGTATTGATTACGGGAAGCCTTTACATGATTGGCGAAAGTGTGCAGGCCTTGAAGAAGGATTACGAGGGCCTTGCATTTTTCCGCGGGCTAGACCAAACAACAAACGAACATCGCTAA
- a CDS encoding aconitate hydratase — MLFNFDMIQKVYAKMPVRVDGARKLLGRPLTLTEKILYTHLIDGAESKQYVRGTDFAEFHPDRVAMQDATAQMALLQFTTAGKSKVAVPSSVHCDHLIIAKEGVEIDLPKAKSDSKEVYDFLQSVSAKYGIDCWLPGAGIIHQVVLENYAFPGGMMIGTDSHTVNAGGLGMLAIGVGGADAVDAMVGLPWELKYPKMIGVKLTGKLQGFATAKDIILKLAGILTVKGGTNAIIEYFGEGARSLSATGKATIANMGAEVGATCSTFSYDDSMSRYLKVTGRADVAAAADKIASYLQADPEVEAEPEKYFDRVVEIDLSTLVPHYNGPFSPDRAFAITDMAESIKATDAKPESKDEVSAALIGSCTNSSYEDLFMAASMIKQALAKGLTPKCPLIINPGSEQVRYTAERDGLIDLFKQFGATIMTNACGPCIGRWDRAGADKKELNTIVHSFNRNFAKRADGNPNTHAFVASPLMAVIAALSGKLTFNPATDTLVNGEGKAVKLDPPEKCELPVNGFEVKDAGFQAPAEDGSSITVTINPESKRLQALAPFAAWDGKDIMGAPILIKAKGKCTTDHISMAGPWLNYRGHLENISNNMLIGAVNAFNGETNKVLCQCGSYKEVPELAKVYKEKGIGSIVIGDENYGEGSSREHAAMEPRFLGVKAVIVKSFARIHETNLKKQGMLALTFANPADYDKIQEQDVFDILGLTEFAPGKPLTLVAHHKDGSADNITLNHTYNEQQWAWFKAGSALNLIKQMNK; from the coding sequence ATGCTTTTTAATTTCGACATGATCCAGAAGGTCTATGCCAAGATGCCGGTCCGCGTTGACGGTGCACGCAAGCTCCTTGGCCGCCCCCTCACGTTAACAGAAAAGATTCTCTACACCCATTTGATCGACGGTGCAGAATCCAAGCAGTATGTTCGTGGTACTGATTTTGCCGAATTCCATCCGGACCGCGTGGCAATGCAGGACGCAACCGCCCAGATGGCCCTCCTCCAGTTTACAACTGCTGGAAAATCCAAGGTCGCTGTTCCAAGTTCTGTACATTGCGACCACTTGATTATCGCCAAGGAAGGTGTGGAAATTGACCTTCCCAAGGCAAAGTCCGACAGTAAGGAAGTGTACGACTTCCTCCAGTCCGTTTCCGCAAAGTACGGCATTGACTGCTGGCTCCCGGGCGCAGGCATCATCCATCAGGTGGTGCTTGAAAACTACGCTTTCCCGGGCGGCATGATGATCGGTACCGACTCCCACACGGTGAACGCAGGCGGTCTCGGCATGCTGGCTATCGGTGTTGGCGGTGCAGACGCTGTGGACGCCATGGTTGGCCTCCCCTGGGAACTGAAGTACCCGAAGATGATCGGTGTGAAGCTCACCGGTAAGCTCCAGGGCTTCGCAACCGCTAAGGACATCATCCTGAAGCTGGCTGGCATCCTCACCGTTAAGGGCGGCACCAACGCTATTATCGAATACTTCGGCGAAGGCGCTCGCAGCCTTTCTGCTACCGGCAAGGCTACCATCGCCAACATGGGTGCAGAAGTGGGTGCCACCTGCTCTACCTTCAGCTACGACGATTCCATGAGCCGCTACCTGAAGGTTACCGGCCGCGCAGACGTTGCCGCAGCCGCCGACAAGATTGCCTCTTACCTCCAGGCTGACCCCGAAGTGGAAGCCGAACCGGAAAAGTACTTCGACCGCGTTGTGGAAATCGACCTTTCCACTCTCGTTCCCCATTACAATGGCCCCTTCAGCCCGGACCGCGCTTTCGCTATCACCGACATGGCAGAATCCATCAAGGCAACAGACGCAAAGCCGGAATCCAAGGACGAAGTTAGCGCAGCCCTCATCGGTTCCTGCACCAACTCCAGCTACGAAGATTTGTTCATGGCTGCAAGCATGATCAAGCAGGCTCTGGCCAAGGGTCTTACCCCCAAGTGCCCGCTCATCATCAACCCGGGTTCCGAACAGGTCCGCTACACCGCTGAACGCGACGGCCTCATTGACTTGTTCAAGCAGTTTGGCGCAACCATCATGACCAACGCCTGCGGTCCTTGCATTGGCCGTTGGGACCGTGCTGGTGCCGACAAGAAGGAATTGAACACCATCGTCCACTCCTTCAACCGTAACTTTGCAAAGCGCGCCGATGGCAACCCCAACACTCACGCTTTCGTCGCTTCCCCGTTGATGGCTGTAATCGCAGCTCTCTCCGGCAAGCTCACTTTCAACCCGGCTACCGATACCCTCGTCAATGGCGAAGGCAAGGCTGTGAAGCTGGATCCTCCTGAAAAGTGCGAACTCCCGGTCAACGGCTTCGAAGTGAAGGATGCTGGTTTCCAGGCTCCGGCAGAAGACGGTTCCTCCATCACCGTGACCATCAATCCGGAAAGTAAGCGTCTCCAGGCTCTGGCACCGTTCGCGGCATGGGACGGCAAGGACATCATGGGCGCTCCGATCCTCATTAAGGCCAAGGGCAAGTGCACCACCGACCATATTTCTATGGCAGGTCCGTGGCTCAACTACCGCGGTCACTTGGAAAACATTTCCAACAACATGCTCATCGGTGCTGTGAACGCTTTCAACGGCGAAACCAACAAGGTTCTCTGCCAGTGCGGTTCCTATAAGGAAGTTCCGGAACTTGCTAAGGTTTACAAGGAAAAGGGCATCGGCTCCATCGTTATCGGTGACGAAAACTATGGTGAAGGCTCCAGCCGCGAACACGCTGCTATGGAACCCCGCTTCCTGGGTGTTAAGGCTGTGATCGTGAAGAGCTTCGCTCGTATTCACGAAACCAACCTGAAGAAGCAGGGCATGCTGGCCCTCACCTTCGCTAACCCGGCAGACTACGACAAGATCCAGGAACAGGACGTGTTCGACATTCTCGGCCTCACCGAGTTTGCTCCGGGCAAGCCGCTCACCTTGGTGGCACACCACAAAGACGGTTCCGCCGACAACATCACCCTGAACCACACCTACAACGAACAGCAGTGGGCATGGTTCAAGGCCGGTTCCGCTCTGAACTTGATCAAGCAGATGAATAAATAA
- a CDS encoding fibrobacter succinogenes major paralogous domain-containing protein yields the protein MNMKFINGFFAAVLATSMIVGCDDDSSSVSAPKDDPVSSSSAEERSSSSVILSDSDIESSGTSSPYEILSSAEEESSSSSEVAVSSSSIVANSSSSNDDVDRSSSSDIEAESSSSSSWSSAAAIGSSSSIASSNSFNDGSEYDATANTLKDLRDGHTYKTVTIGTQIWMAENLNYAYTGVPYQFVKYTSFSSDSTSWCYDNEVANCDKYGRLYTWAAAIDSVTLANNADNPQICGYDKTCMLSTVTRGVCPSGWHLPSMDEFITLMDAVGGYATLGIVLKSQIGWESKEGVPAGTDAYGFSALPAGFGFYDGVFSIVGKLAYFWSSSEDQSDGAYGLDLSYDDEEGDIVGRIKSCAFSVRCVKD from the coding sequence ATGAACATGAAATTTATTAATGGTTTCTTTGCTGCTGTTTTGGCAACCTCCATGATCGTTGGCTGCGATGATGATTCGTCTTCTGTGTCCGCACCAAAGGATGATCCCGTGTCATCGTCTAGCGCTGAAGAACGTTCTTCGTCAAGTGTCATTCTGAGCGATAGCGATATAGAATCGTCGGGGACTTCGTCCCCTTACGAAATCTTATCCTCTGCTGAGGAAGAATCTAGCAGTTCTTCGGAAGTTGCAGTGAGTTCTTCTTCAATTGTTGCGAATTCGTCGAGTTCGAACGATGACGTGGATAGGTCTTCTTCATCTGACATTGAGGCGGAATCTTCATCCTCGTCATCCTGGAGCAGCGCAGCGGCGATAGGATCCAGTAGCAGCATCGCTTCGTCCAACAGTTTCAATGACGGCAGCGAATATGACGCTACTGCAAACACATTGAAGGACCTTCGCGACGGTCATACTTACAAAACAGTAACCATCGGTACACAGATCTGGATGGCGGAAAACCTGAATTATGCCTATACAGGCGTACCTTACCAATTCGTCAAATATACAAGCTTCTCCTCGGACTCCACTAGTTGGTGCTATGACAATGAGGTTGCCAACTGCGACAAGTACGGTCGCTTGTATACTTGGGCTGCTGCCATTGACTCAGTGACTCTGGCAAATAATGCTGACAATCCACAGATTTGCGGATATGACAAGACTTGTATGTTATCGACTGTTACTCGGGGCGTTTGCCCCTCTGGTTGGCACTTGCCCTCTATGGATGAGTTCATCACCCTGATGGATGCTGTTGGAGGTTATGCTACTTTGGGTATTGTTCTTAAGTCGCAAATTGGTTGGGAGTCAAAAGAAGGTGTGCCGGCAGGCACTGATGCCTACGGTTTCTCCGCGCTTCCCGCGGGCTTCGGGTTCTATGATGGTGTTTTCTCAATTGTCGGCAAATTAGCTTACTTTTGGTCTAGTAGCGAAGACCAGAGTGACGGTGCCTACGGCCTGGACTTGTCCTACGATGACGAGGAGGGCGACATAGTCGGCCGCATCAAGAGCTGCGCCTTCTCGGTACGTTGCGTAAAGGATTAG